In the genome of Cryptosporangium aurantiacum, the window TTTCCTCCGGAGTCGAGCACCGGGATGAGCCGTTGGGGCGTGAAGTGTTCCGGCGAAGCGCCGGTTCTCCCTCCGCTGGCATTACCCAGAGCAGGTTCCACGGGTCGGCGACGCGATGGTCGCCCTCTCAGCCCGGCTGACCCGAGCTCCCCGGTGGACGGCTGACCGCCCACGACGCCGATCCTAACCGCGAGTGGTTGAGGTGCCCCCATTGCGGTCACTACCTCGGGCATGGACGGTCCACGGCTCGCCGACGCGCTGGAGGCGCTGCGCGCCTCGGTGGCCCGGGTCCGGCTCGGTCTGGCGGTGGTGGACGCCGAGGGCGCCCGCCGGTCGCAGTCCGAGCTCGTCGGTCAGGTGGACGACTATCTGCTGCCGAGGTTGCGCCAGCTGGACGCCCCGATGCTGGTCGCGGTCGGCGGCTCCACCGGGGCCGGCAAGTCGACGTTGGTGAACACGCTGGTCGGGGCCGAGGTGACGAAGGCCGGGTGGCTCCGGCCGACGACCCGCGCGCCGGTGCTCGTCTGCCACCCGGACGACGTCGGGTGGTTCGAGACCGACCGCATCCTGCCGGGGCTGTCGCGGACGACCGGGCGGCCTTCCGGGTCGGGTTCCGGGCCGGATGCCGACGCGGGTGCGCGCACGCTGCAGCTGGTGCCGCATGACGCCGTACCGCAGGGGCTCGCGCTGCTGGATCCGCCGGACATCGACTCGGTCGTCGCCGAGAACCGGGATTTGGCCGGTCAGCTGCTGGCCGCCGCGGACCTCTGGATCTTCGTCACCACCGCCGCCCGCTACGCCGACGCCGTCCCCTGGGACCTCCTGCACACCGCAGCCCAGCGCACCACCGCACTCGCGATCGTCCTCAACCGGGTGCCGCCCGAGGGTGTCAAGGAGATCGGCGACCACCTCCGTTCGATGCTCGCCGCCGAGCACCTCGGCGACACCGCCGTGTTCGCGATCCCCGAGGTCGAGCTGGAAGCCGAGCGCATCCCGGATGCGCAGATCGCCCAGCTGGGCATCTGGCTGGACGATCTCGCGGCCGACGCCGACGCCAGGGACGCGGTCATCCGCACGACGCTGACCGGGGCACTGACCAGCCTCCACGACCGCGTGACCGGCCTCTCCGACCAGCTGGACCAGCAGTTGCGAACCGCAGGCGAGCTACGCGGCCAGGCCGCCGAGCGCTACGAGGCCGCAGTGGACGCCGTCGACGAGGGCGTGCGCAGCGGCACCGTGCTGCGCGGCGAGGTGCTGGCCCGCTGGCAGGAGTTCGTCGGCACCGGCCAGTTCACCCGCAACCTGGAAGCCAAGATCGGGGCGCTCCGCGACCGGGTCACCGCGTTTTTCACCGGCCGCCCGCCAGCCGCCGAGGCCGTGGAGCACGCCGTCGAGGGCAACCTGCACGCGCTCGTGCGGGCGGCGTCCGACCGGGCTGCCGAGCAGACCACCGAGTTGTGGCGGTCCAGCCCCGCCGGGCGCGCGCTGATCCGCGACGAGCTGCGGCGGTCGTCGGCCGAGTTCGGGCCCCGCCTGGAGCACGAGATCCGCGCCTGGCAGGAGCGGGTGCTCGACCTGGTCCGGGACGAAGGCGGCCACCGCCGGAGCGTCGCGCGGCTGACGTCGTTCGGCGTGAACGGCGCCGGGCTGGTCCTGATGCTCGCGGTGTTCGCCCAGACCGCCGGCCTCACCGGCCTGGAGGTCGTGGTTGCGGGTGGGACGTCCGCGGTCAGCCAGAAGGTGCTCGAGGCGATCTTCGGCGACGCCGCGGTCCGGACCCTCGCGGCCCGGGCTCGCGACGACCTGCTGACGACCGTCGAAACGCTGTTGGACGACGAGCAGCAGCGGTTCTCGGAGCGGGTGGACGCCGTAGCGCCCACCGCTGACGAGACGACGGCGCTCCGTGACGCGCTGGCCGAGTTCGAGACCGCGCTGCGCTCGTACCTGCGGCAACCGGGGCTGGTGCGATGACACTGCTCGCCCGATCGGCCGCCGAACCCGCGCTCGCGCCGCGTCTCGCCGCGCTCGACCGGATCGTCGCGCTCGGCCCCGCGCGGCTCGACCCGGACGCGCTGGCGACCGCCGAGCGGCTGTCCGGTAAGGCCGCCCAGCGGCTGCGGCTCGGAGCCGAGCACACGGTCGTCGCGCTGGCCGGCACCACGGGGAGCGGCAAGTCGTCGCTGTTCAACGCGCTGGTGGGCACGGAGCTGGCGGCGACCGGCCTGCGTCGCCCGGTGACGTCGACGGCCCAGGCGGCGATCTGGGACCCGGACGGTGCTGCGCCGCTGCTCGACTGGCTGGGCGTCCAGCGTCGGCACCACCTGGGTGACGAGGGTGCCGATGATTTGGCCGGGCTGGTGCTGCTCGACCTGCCGGATGTCGATTCGGTGAAGGTGAACCACCGGCTCGAGGTCGACCGGCTGGTGGAGCTCGTCGACCTGGTGATCTGGGTCGTCGACCCGCAGAAGTACGCCGATTCGGCGTTGCACGACCACTACCTGCGCCCGCTGCGCACGCACGCCGACGTCACGGTCGTGGCGTTCAACCAGATCGACCGGGTGCCCACCACGGCCCGCGACGGCGTGCTGGCCGACCTGCGTGGGCTGCTGCAGCGGGAAGGGCTGGACGGCGTGCCGGTGCTACCGGTCTCCGCACGGACCGGGGACGGGGTGCCCGCGCTGCGCTCCCGGCTGGTCGACGCGGTGGCCGCGCACGAGGCGTCGGTACGGCGGCTGAACGCCGACCTGCGTGCACTCGGCGACGAGCTGGAACCGGTCTGCGGCCCGTCCGGAGCCTCGGACGTCGACCGGGCCGACCGGGCGGCCGTGATCGGTGCGCTGACCGAGGCCTCCGGTGCGGACGCCGTCGCGCTGGCCGTCGCCCGCACCCACCGCAGCCGGACCAGGGCCGCGACCGGGTGGCCGATGACCCGCTGGCTGGCGCGGGTGCGTCCGAGCGCGGCGACGCGTCTCGGGCTGCCGGGTGCGCGGCTGGGTTCAGGTCCGGACAACCCGAGCGAACTCGTCCGCACCGCACTCCCGGGCCCCTCGGCTGTGCAGCAGGCCCGAGTCGACACCGCACTCCGGAACCTCGTGGACCGCACCACCGCGGGTCTACCCGATCCGTGGCCGACGGTCCTGACCCGCGCCGCCACCGGCCGCCGTGAACAACTCCCCGACCTGCTCGACCGCGCGGTCGCCGGTGCTGACCTGGGCCTGGCTCGGCGCCCCCGCTGGTGGGCGCTGATCCGAGTCGTGCAGAACCTGTTGGCGCTGACCGCGCTGGCCGGCGCACTCTGGCTGATCGGCCTGTTCGTCCTGGACTGGTTCCGGCTGCCCGAGCCGCCACTGCCGGATCTCGAAGCGGGCGGGTGGGACGTTCCGGTGCCCACCGCGATGCTGCTGGGTGGCGTCGTCGTCGGGTTGATCCTGGGTTTCCTCAGCGCGCGTCTCGGGGCGTTCGGTGCGCGGCGGCGGGCAGCGCTCGCCCGGCGTCGGATCCGGAGCCGGGTGGAGCAGGTGGCGGCCGAGGCCGTGCTCGAACCGGTTGCCGCCGAACTCTCGGCTCGCGGCGAGCTGTGTACGGCGATCAGTCGCCTACGGGCCCGTCGCTGACCCCGGTACGTCCGCTCACCAGCGTCGTCGCCTCGCCTGTCCCCCCGTCGGACCAGACGATCCGACCGAGCCATCGCCCGGGGCCAGTGGGTCGAAGGCCACTCAGCCGCAGCGGCGTCCCCGTGTTCACCGACCGCTCCGCGGCGGGCGCACCGTCGGAGACCAGGTACGAATCCATCCGGACCGGCAGCGGCCCGGAGCCCGGCGCCGCGATCAACCGGACGTACACGTCGTACCGGCCCGCTTCCGGTGTCGACAAATCAACCCGCTCATCGGCAGCCGATCCGCCGCTGCGCCCCACCCGCTCGCCGTCCCGGAACACCACGAGGTCCAAGTCGGTGCCGATCGGGTGGTCTTCGGCGTCGGTGGCGAAGCGGGCCAGCGCAGTGCCCTCCGGCACGGTCACGGTGAACCGCGCGACCTGGTCGGACGCCTCGGGAGCGGAAGCATCGAAGCGCGACGACTTCCCGGTCACCCGCAGCCTGGTGGTGTGCCCGACCGCAGGCACCGGCCCGGCGATCCGAGCACTGAGCCTGCCGGTGAAGCCGGGGACGACGGTGAGCGTGCCGCCGAGCTGCACCGCCTGCGGTGCGGCGACGACAACCGGCGTGACCGCGACCGGCATCCGCACCCGGTGGACACCGTCCGACCAGGTGATCGCCCCGACCGCCAGCTGGTCGTACGGGGCCGAGATCCGATGCGCGGTCACCGTGAACCGGGCCGTCTCTCCCGGTCGGAGGGTCAGCCGGGCCGGGCTGACCGCCACGTCGACGCCGGGTGGCTCGTCCACGCGTGCCACGTACTCCGCGGTGGTGTCCCCGACGTTCGTCACGGTCCGCCGTACGGTCCGGACGCCTGCCAGCGCACCGATCACCACCGCGGGAGTGTTCTGCGCGCTGTACGGCGCGGTGGCGGCCGCCGCCGAGTCGAAGATCAGGCCGGGCTCCAGCGCCTGTCGCACCGACAGCGCGCCCGACCCGTACTCGGCCGGCCCGGCGATCTCGCCACCCTGGGTAGTGATCGGCGTTCCGGCGGCGTCCCTGGTCGTCGCCGAGGTCAGCAGCGCGGACTTCACCGCGGCGGGCGACCAGCGCGGGTATCGGCTCCGCAGCAGTGCCGCCGCGCCCGCAACCTGGGGTGCGGCGACCGAGGTACCGGAGCGGAGCCCGAACGGCGTACCGGTCCGGGCGGGCGGGACCGCGGCGACAACGTCGGTGCCCGGCGCCATCAGGTCGGGCGCCAGCGAGTCGCCGTCCGGGCCGCGTGCGGAGTACTCGGCGACCTCGGGGCGCGTGACGCCGGTCGAGCGCATCCGCGCGGGTTCGAGCGCGGCGGTCGGACGCGACGACCGGATGTAGTCCCGCAGCCGCTGGTAGGCGCCGTTGTCGACGTGGACGGCCGGGACCGCGTGCACGTCGGCGGCGAGTTCGTCGACGTTCGGGTTCGCGAGCACCATGCCGACGCCGCCCGCCCGCGCGACCTCGGCGCTCTTCTCCACCCGGCCGTTGCCGCCCCGGAGGCAGAGCACGATCCGGCCGCGGATCTTCGCCGGATCGAGCGACTGCCGCCGGCACTGCTGGGCCGAGGTCTTCCGGACGCCGGGCGCGGCAGCGTCGGCGGCGTCAGCCAGGGGCCGCTGCGAGGTTCCGGTGCCGAGGCCCACACCGGTGAGGCGGGTGCCGTCCCCGAGCCGCACGCCGGCCACCGGACGCCGGTCGTAGGTTCCGGCGGCGACCGTGGTGAGCCATGGCTTGCCGTGGGCGGTGTCGGCGGCCGGTCCGCCGTTGCCTGCCGAGGTGGCGACGAACGTCCCGGCCTGCGCGGCCCGGTACAGGGCGGCCGCGAGCGGATCGTCGGCGGGCGAACCCCCGGACGCGCCCTCGATCGCCACGTTCAGCACATCGACGCCGTCGGCGACCGCCTGGTCCACAGCGGCGACCGTGTCGGACTCCGCGCAGGTCGCTTCCCCGTCGACGCGCCAGCAGGCCTTGTACGCCGCGATCCGGGCTGCAGGAGCCACCCCCGAGAGGGTGCCGAGCGTCGCCGGAACGCCGTCGGAGCCTGCGGCCACCGCCGCCGTGTGCGTGCCGTGCCCGTCGGAGTCGGCCGGTGAGCGGGGGTCGGACACGTCCGGCGTCTTCCGGCCGAGCCCGTCGAGGTACCAGCGGGCGCCGACCACCGCACCCCGGCAGCGGAACGACCCGACGATCCGCCCCGCCTCCAGCGCACTTCCGTCGCACCTGCCCCGGAACCGCGGAGCAGGCGGGCGCTTCCCGGCAAAACTCGGGTGGTCGGCCCAGATCCCGGAGTCGACGAACCCGATGACGGTCCCGGCGCCGGCTCGCGAGGGTCCGCCCAGCGGCGCCCAGGCTCCGCCCGGTCCGGGCAGCCCGAGGAACTCCGTGGTTCCGGCAGGCTCGACGGCGTCCAGCGTGTGAACGTCGTCCCGAATGACCGACCGGACACCCGGCAGCCGACGCGCGGCAGCCACCTGATCCGGGGTGAGCGCGGCGGCGAAGCCGTTGAGCGCCCACCGATAGGCGTACACCGGCCGCACGCCCGGCAGCCGGGCCAGTACTGCCCGGCGCTGCCGGTCCAGGTGGTCGCGGTACCGCCGGACGGCGTCCGAGTCCAGCGCGAGGCGCTGTCCCCGGCGCGGACGGGTACCGGCCAGCGGGTCGGCTCCGGTGGACCGGCCTCCGGCGTACGCGGCGATCGGCTCGTCCGCGAGTTGGACGACGTGCATGACTGCGGCGACGTCGTCCGCGAGAGGGGGCACCGGCGTGGCGACCGCACCCGACGTCCAGGCAAGCCCGAGCGCCAGTCCGGCCGAAGCCGCCCCGACCGGCCGGCAGACACCAGCCCAGGTCGCGGTCACCGTTGACGCCCGCCCCTCAGAGTTCTGCTCAGACAAGTACGAGCATACCCAAATAGGGCAAAGCACCCACCGTAGTTCTTCGGGAGGCCCCGGAGCCTCCCGAAGAGAGACCTACGCCGGCTGGTCGACCGGGACCGGAGGCGCCACGTGCACCCGCAGCCCTCGCGCGACCAGCGCGTCGAGCACGTCCTTCGTCACTTCCGAGTCGGTGATCACCGCGGTGATCGAACTCAGATCGGTGACCCGGTACTGCGAGACCCGCCCGAGTTTGGACGAGTCGGCCAGCACGTAGCGCTCGAAGCTGCGCGCGATCATGTGCCGCCGGACCGCGGCCTCACCCTCGTGACAGCCGGTCAACCCGGCCTGCGGGTGCACACCGCCCGCGCAAACCAGCGCGACGTCCGAGAAACCGCCGGCGAAGACTTGTTCGGCCTCCGGGCCGGAGACCGACAGCTCCTCCTCTCGGACCTGACCGGGCACCAACTGCACCCGGACGCCCGGATAGTCCGAGAGGTGCTGGGCCACATGGCCCGAGGTGGTGAGCACCGAACCGACCCAGTCGGCGGGTAATGCCTTCGCCGCCTCGTAGATCGTGGTGCCCATGTCGAACACGACCGTCTGCTGTGGCCGGAGTAGACGGATCGCGTAGCGGGCGATCGCACGCTTCGCCGGAACCCGGGAGGCGACTCGCCGCTCCCAGCTCTCCGATCGTTTCGGGGCCCGCGTGGCTCCTCCGTAAACACGGGTGAGTTCGCCACGGCGTTCCAACTCGTTCAGGTCGCGCCGAATGGTCTCGAGCGAGACGCCGAGTTGGTTGGCCAGGTCGTCCGCCCGCACCATGCCCCGCGTGCCCAGGGCGGTCACGATTTGCTGGCGGCGCTGTTCAGGGACCATCGCTCCTCGTCGGGGGAAGACGTCGGGAAACAGTGTGGACGCTGCCGAACCTCAATATTGCACAGCAGTCACACCCAAGGAGCCGATCAGCGATGTGGTCCGAGGCTCCGGCAGCACCCAGAAGCCCACCTCGACCGGCGGTGTCAGAGGGCCATCGTGCCTCAACAGTCCTCTCTGGACGATCCTAAGCCCCGACGTAAAGCGCTAACGCCAGGGGGCCGGGCACAAAATGTGCCCGGCCCCCTGACCTGCGTATCAGTGCCGGTAGGTCGGGACCAGCAGGCCCCGCGCGACGGTGTGGAACGCGAGGTTGAACGACACCACCGCCGGGGTGACGTCCGGCGTGACGTCAAGGGCCTCGATACCCACCGCGTGGACGACGAAGTAGTAGCGGTGAACCTGGTCACCGGGCGGCGGCGCCGCACCAC includes:
- a CDS encoding dynamin family protein; the protein is MDGPRLADALEALRASVARVRLGLAVVDAEGARRSQSELVGQVDDYLLPRLRQLDAPMLVAVGGSTGAGKSTLVNTLVGAEVTKAGWLRPTTRAPVLVCHPDDVGWFETDRILPGLSRTTGRPSGSGSGPDADAGARTLQLVPHDAVPQGLALLDPPDIDSVVAENRDLAGQLLAAADLWIFVTTAARYADAVPWDLLHTAAQRTTALAIVLNRVPPEGVKEIGDHLRSMLAAEHLGDTAVFAIPEVELEAERIPDAQIAQLGIWLDDLAADADARDAVIRTTLTGALTSLHDRVTGLSDQLDQQLRTAGELRGQAAERYEAAVDAVDEGVRSGTVLRGEVLARWQEFVGTGQFTRNLEAKIGALRDRVTAFFTGRPPAAEAVEHAVEGNLHALVRAASDRAAEQTTELWRSSPAGRALIRDELRRSSAEFGPRLEHEIRAWQERVLDLVRDEGGHRRSVARLTSFGVNGAGLVLMLAVFAQTAGLTGLEVVVAGGTSAVSQKVLEAIFGDAAVRTLAARARDDLLTTVETLLDDEQQRFSERVDAVAPTADETTALRDALAEFETALRSYLRQPGLVR
- a CDS encoding GTPase, producing MTLLARSAAEPALAPRLAALDRIVALGPARLDPDALATAERLSGKAAQRLRLGAEHTVVALAGTTGSGKSSLFNALVGTELAATGLRRPVTSTAQAAIWDPDGAAPLLDWLGVQRRHHLGDEGADDLAGLVLLDLPDVDSVKVNHRLEVDRLVELVDLVIWVVDPQKYADSALHDHYLRPLRTHADVTVVAFNQIDRVPTTARDGVLADLRGLLQREGLDGVPVLPVSARTGDGVPALRSRLVDAVAAHEASVRRLNADLRALGDELEPVCGPSGASDVDRADRAAVIGALTEASGADAVALAVARTHRSRTRAATGWPMTRWLARVRPSAATRLGLPGARLGSGPDNPSELVRTALPGPSAVQQARVDTALRNLVDRTTAGLPDPWPTVLTRAATGRREQLPDLLDRAVAGADLGLARRPRWWALIRVVQNLLALTALAGALWLIGLFVLDWFRLPEPPLPDLEAGGWDVPVPTAMLLGGVVVGLILGFLSARLGAFGARRRAALARRRIRSRVEQVAAEAVLEPVAAELSARGELCTAISRLRARR
- a CDS encoding S8 family serine peptidase, yielding MTATWAGVCRPVGAASAGLALGLAWTSGAVATPVPPLADDVAAVMHVVQLADEPIAAYAGGRSTGADPLAGTRPRRGQRLALDSDAVRRYRDHLDRQRRAVLARLPGVRPVYAYRWALNGFAAALTPDQVAAARRLPGVRSVIRDDVHTLDAVEPAGTTEFLGLPGPGGAWAPLGGPSRAGAGTVIGFVDSGIWADHPSFAGKRPPAPRFRGRCDGSALEAGRIVGSFRCRGAVVGARWYLDGLGRKTPDVSDPRSPADSDGHGTHTAAVAAGSDGVPATLGTLSGVAPAARIAAYKACWRVDGEATCAESDTVAAVDQAVADGVDVLNVAIEGASGGSPADDPLAAALYRAAQAGTFVATSAGNGGPAADTAHGKPWLTTVAAGTYDRRPVAGVRLGDGTRLTGVGLGTGTSQRPLADAADAAAPGVRKTSAQQCRRQSLDPAKIRGRIVLCLRGGNGRVEKSAEVARAGGVGMVLANPNVDELAADVHAVPAVHVDNGAYQRLRDYIRSSRPTAALEPARMRSTGVTRPEVAEYSARGPDGDSLAPDLMAPGTDVVAAVPPARTGTPFGLRSGTSVAAPQVAGAAALLRSRYPRWSPAAVKSALLTSATTRDAAGTPITTQGGEIAGPAEYGSGALSVRQALEPGLIFDSAAAATAPYSAQNTPAVVIGALAGVRTVRRTVTNVGDTTAEYVARVDEPPGVDVAVSPARLTLRPGETARFTVTAHRISAPYDQLAVGAITWSDGVHRVRMPVAVTPVVVAAPQAVQLGGTLTVVPGFTGRLSARIAGPVPAVGHTTRLRVTGKSSRFDASAPEASDQVARFTVTVPEGTALARFATDAEDHPIGTDLDLVVFRDGERVGRSGGSAADERVDLSTPEAGRYDVYVRLIAAPGSGPLPVRMDSYLVSDGAPAAERSVNTGTPLRLSGLRPTGPGRWLGRIVWSDGGTGEATTLVSGRTGVSDGPVGD
- a CDS encoding DeoR/GlpR family DNA-binding transcription regulator — translated: MVPEQRRQQIVTALGTRGMVRADDLANQLGVSLETIRRDLNELERRGELTRVYGGATRAPKRSESWERRVASRVPAKRAIARYAIRLLRPQQTVVFDMGTTIYEAAKALPADWVGSVLTTSGHVAQHLSDYPGVRVQLVPGQVREEELSVSGPEAEQVFAGGFSDVALVCAGGVHPQAGLTGCHEGEAAVRRHMIARSFERYVLADSSKLGRVSQYRVTDLSSITAVITDSEVTKDVLDALVARGLRVHVAPPVPVDQPA